A stretch of Rhododendron vialii isolate Sample 1 chromosome 4a, ASM3025357v1 DNA encodes these proteins:
- the LOC131321839 gene encoding uncharacterized protein LOC131321839, translated as MSMDPTHIPSSEASNSEPILKRNSDDVGWEYGVIVDVKNKDRLRCILCGNQYTGGVSRMKKHIAQVKGDVAACTKASKEDILKCRKALDETAAKKKEKKQGGINLRGEVNIVHEEGDEFEDDEVEHVGSRKRPHVLGPLDRYTEINPGSSDTTTSGFKKVKRPNIKDSIWKKRSHEVNQYLARWVYEAGIPFHAIDNDSFKRFVEAVGQFGPGYEPPSQYQLREPLLKEEVDRTKKLLKRQEEEWALTGCSIMTDAWTDRKRRSIMNLCVNCKQGTCFLSSKEDSEASHTGVYIFEYVDKFIEDIGAQNVVQVVTDNASNNMAAADLLKIKRPNIFWTSCGTHTINLMLEGIGKQSKFKGIIDKAKAFTIFVYAHHNTLAMMRKYTKRRDIVRPGVTRFATAFLTLQSLMEKKQELRAMFSSDAWDKSKWAKSPKGKTAFATVMSTAFWNGVTLCLKVFGPLVMVLRLVDGDRKPSMGFVYGELKNAKEEIKGAYKQVETNYRPILDVIDGKAKGRLDSALHLTGYFLNPFYFYKDHTIQDDPIIMDGVLTCVEAFFPDDVNVQDEVINRELLKYKNKEGGFGRPLATMGCATNNDSYDPVGWWSNYGNHTPNLKRMATRILSLTSSSSGCERNWSTFEGIHTKKRNRLDATRLNNLVYVQFNARLINNKRKGNDVLRASEATHAQGWIVEGGDVDEEDPVSGLTWEMIGEATGADEVLQHRRSTRNVGVRELHEEDFLSEDDPEEEVDEDFEFESDGDQVMDGYGEEEDE; from the exons ATGTCAATGGATCCCACTCATATTCCATCTTCAGAGGCCTCTAATTCTGAGCCAATATTGAAAAGAAATTCGGATGATGTTGGATGGGAGTATGGAGTTATTGTGGATGTTAAAAATAAGGACCGCCTAAGATGCATTTTGTGTGGGAATCAGTATACTGGAGGGGTTAGTAGGATGAAAAAACACATAGCTCAGGTTAAGGGAGATGTTGCCGCATGCACTAAGGCAAGCAAGGAAGATATATTAAAGTGTAGGAAGGCACTTGATGAGACGGCAgctaaaaagaaagagaagaagcaaGGAGGCATTAATCTTAGGGGGGAAGTTAATATAGTACATGAAGAAGGTGATGAATTTGAAGATGATGAAGTTGAGCATGTAGGTTCAAGGAAGAGGCCCCATGTTCTTGGTCCCCTAGATAGATATACAGAGATCAATCCTGGTTCTTCTGACACGACTACGAGTGGATTCAAGAAGGTAAAACGACCAAACATAAAAGATTCAATTTGGAAGAAGAGGAGTCATGAAGTGAATCAATACTTGGCTCGATGGGTGTACGAAGCCGGTATTCCATTTCATGCCATAGACAATGATAGTTTCAAACGTTTTGTTGAAGCGGTTGGCCAATTTGGACCGGGATACGAACCTCCAAGCCAATACCAACTAAGGGAGCCATTGTTGAAGGAGGAGGTGGatagaacaaaaaaattactcaagaGGCAAGAAGAAGAGTGGGCTTTGACAGGTTGTTCAATCATGACGGATGCTTGGACCGatcgaaagaggagaagcatTATGAACTTGTGCGTTAACTGTAAGCAAGGgacttgttttctttcttcgAAGGAAGATTCGGAGGCATCACACACGGGGGTGTATATCTTTGAATACGTTGACAAGTTCATTGAAGATATTGGGGCACAAAATGTAGTTCAAGTAGTCACGGATAATGCATCCAACAATATGGCAGCGGCAGATTTGCTAAAGATCAAGAGGCCTAACATATTTTGGACCTCATGCGGCACCCACACAATAAATCTCATGCTTGAAGGAATCGGTAAGCAATCCAAGTTTAAAGGAATTATTGATAAGGCCAAGGCGTTCActatttttgtttatgctcATCATAATACATTGGCGATGATGAGAAAATATACGAAGAGGAGAGACATAGTGAGGCCGGGTGTTACTAGATTCGCGACAGCCTTCTTGACTTTGCAAAGCTTGatggaaaagaaacaagaattgCGGGCAATGTTTAGTAGTGACGCATGGGACAAGAGTAAATGGGCGAAGAGCCCAAAGGGGAAAACGGCATTTGCTACCGTGATGAGTACGGCATTTTGGAATGGTGTAACCTTATGCTTGAAAGTGTTTGGTCCGTTGGTTATGGTTCTTCGACTTGTTGACGGGGATCGGAAGCCCTCAATGGGATTCGTATATGGTGAGCTCAAAAACGCAAAAGAAGAGATCAAAGGGGCATACAAGCAAGTTGAGACTAACTACCGGCCAATACTAGATGTCATTGATGGGAAAGCCAAGGGTCGGTTAGATAGTGCATTGCATTTGACGGGTTACTTTTTGAATCCTTTTTACTTCTACAAAGATCATACCATTCAAGATGATCCTATCATTATGGATGGGGTTCTTACTTGTGTTGAAGCTTTCTTTCCCGATGATGTCAATGTTCAAGATGAAGTTATCAATAGAGAATTGTTGAagtacaagaacaaagaaggtgGATTTGGAAGACCATTAGCCACAATGGGATGTGCGACGAACAATGACTCTTATGATCCGG TTGGATGGTGGTCTAACTATGGCAATCATACACccaatttgaaaagaatggcCACTCGAATTCTCTCTTTGACTTCAAGTTCATCGGGGTGTGAgagaaattggagcacttttgAGGGA atacatacaaagaaaaggaatagaCTAGATGCGACAAGGTTGAACAATCTAGTGTATGTCCAATTTAATGCCAGACTCAtcaacaataaaagaaagggGAATGATGTATTACGTGCTAGTGAAGCAACACATGCGCAAGGATGGATTGTGGAAGGTggtgatgttgatgaagaagaCCCGGTTTCGGGACTTACATGGGAGATGATCGGGGAAGCTACGGGAGCGGATGAAGTCCTCCAACATAGAAGAAGTACTAGAAATGTGGGAGTACGAGAGCTACATGAGGAAGATTTTTTGTCGGAAGATGATCCCGAAGAGGAGGTAGATGaggattttgagtttgagtccgATGGAGACCAAGTTATGGATGGATATGGGGAAGAAGAGGATGAGTAA